The following coding sequences lie in one Rutidosis leptorrhynchoides isolate AG116_Rl617_1_P2 chromosome 6, CSIRO_AGI_Rlap_v1, whole genome shotgun sequence genomic window:
- the LOC139853724 gene encoding uncharacterized protein has product MAPYEMLYGRKCRALVCGNEPGEKVIEGPELVRVINEKVELAKEKLKEARTRQKSYADKHRRALEFKVGEHVFLKVSTCKGIRRFGIKGKLSPRFIGPFEILERVGEVSYRLALPPALLQLLSTPCGQYPLHEIREDLSCEEEAQEILAREERVLRHKTIPYVKVLCKNHPEREATWESEESIRERYPSLFA; this is encoded by the exons ATGgcaccttatgagatgttgtatggacggAAATGTAGGGCTCTGGTTTGTGGGAACGAACCCGGTGAGAAGGTTATTGAAGGTCCCGAGTTGGTCCGAGTTATTAATGAAAAAGTTGAATTAGCGAAAGAGAAGTTGAAAGAGGCCCGCAcacgtcagaagagttatgctgataagcaTCGACGAGCTCTCGAGTTTAAAGTCGGTGAACACGTTTTTCTTAAAGTTTCTACTTGTAAGGGCATTCGACGCTTTGGCATTAAAGGAAAACTTAGCCCGAGAttcattggtccttttgagattttGGAAAGAGTTGGAGAGGTATCATATCGTTTGGCGTTACCCCCGGCATT GCTACAACTACTCTCCACTCCATGTGGTCAATATCCACTTCATGAGATTCGTGAAGATCTCTCGTGTGAAGAGGAAGCTCAGGAAATTCTAGCTCGTGAGGAACGAGTACTACGACACAAAACGATCCCTTACGTTAAAGTGTTGTGCAAGAATCACCCGGAACGGGAAGCTACTTGGGAATCCGAGGAGTCTATTCGTGAGCGTTACCCTTCTTTGTTTGCCTAA